The Manihot esculenta cultivar AM560-2 chromosome 11, M.esculenta_v8, whole genome shotgun sequence genome includes a region encoding these proteins:
- the LOC110627071 gene encoding uncharacterized protein LOC110627071, translated as MSANHQHMLRLVLSCRKLTAQVTNPTTSTIIAMASSTEQEFLAQYRTRLNRFPRSHHFWDAKMASRVGEKLGFRLKEIGITSINIDIEEELSRPIHYRKRVLPLFNSVKRVGVAVDGADKLGEIGPA; from the coding sequence ATGTCCGCGAATCATCAACACATGCTACGCCTGGTCCTCTCGTGCCGCAAACTCACGGCGCAGGTCACGAATCCCACGACGTCCACCATCATAGCCATGGCCTCCTCCACGGAACAAGAATTCCTCGCTCAGTACCGCACCAGGCTCAACCGCTTCCCTCGATCTCACCACTTCTGGGACGCCAAAATGGCATCCCGTGTCGGCGAGAAGTTAGGGTTCCGCCTTAAGGAGATTGGCATCACCAGCATCAATATCGACATCGAGGAGGAGCTTTCTCGCCCGATTCACTACAGGAAGAGAGTCTTGCCGTTGTTCAATTCCGTGAAACGCGTGGGTGTCGCCGTCGATGGAGCTGACAAATTAGGAGAGATTGGGCCTGCATAG